A single window of Paenibacillus sp. FSL H8-0537 DNA harbors:
- a CDS encoding leucine-rich repeat protein — protein MKKSVLCLLIALFTFGTSFSQILPVYADANDFTFTIGSNGATVTDYRGTELNVVIPAEYAGTTVTEIGRSAFDTYGTGKPKITSVVIPNNVKVIQTYGFRYTGLTSIDLPDSLLTIGSSAFENNPLTTVVFPDSVTTIGNYSFYMNNLTSIKLSENLKTINGGAFDTNHIAKLVIPASVTNVASSSFYNNNLTSITVLGNATTFGTGVFEGNPGNLKIFGIANSPVAVYASSNGHTFVDGTALFQAVSSAKSLLKSNLVGTSVGQVPANAYNDLSADYDAAMLFIDGIGNATIAFDLANAANPLTSSIAAFNAQIVQAGNPAALAAAITAAQQALTDHPQGTDVGQTSAGTRTVLETAMDAAQQILDNGGNYTQDQLDTAVNQLNSAVQVFNAAVIQAGISTALDAAITAAQQALTDHPQGTDVGQTSAGTRIVLETAMDAAQQILDNAGNYTQDQLDTAVNQLNSAVQAFNAAVIQAGISTALDAAITAAQQALTNHPEGTDVGQTSAGTRTALETAMDAAQQILDNAGNYTQDQLDTAVNQLNSAVQVFNAAVIQAGIPTALGAAIMAAQQALTNHPEGTDVGQTSAGTRTVLETAMDAAQQILDNAGNYTQDQLDTAVNQLKSAVQAFNAAVIKAGISTALGAAITAAQQALTDHPQGTEVGQTSAGTRTALETAVDAAQQVLDNAGNYTQAQLDTAVNQLKSAVQAFNAAVIQAGIPTALGAAITAAQQALTDHPQGADVGQVSAGTRTVLETAMDAAQQVLDNAGNYTQAQLDTAVNQLKSAVQAFNAAVIQAGIPTALGAAITAAQQALTDHPQGTDVGQTSAGTRTVLETAVDAAQQILDNAGNYTQAQLDTAVNQLNSAVQVFNAAVIQAGIPTALGSAITAAQQALTDHPEGTDVGQTSAGDRAALQTVIDAAQAIADDAENQSQTRLDEATVSLNDAMAVFEAAWVGMVLTASANDLYGTSDTLRFTVFYGYEVTVIGTPVVPIMVGDNSATQTVYAPYMGARGEAVTKLTFEFEVPAGLADVDGIKVAASLELPDGASIVRTSSGRPASLTYVAPDANGIRIVAIPPEVTLTVAPNGSERKAISVIASVYGGAAGNALTQLRWLPGSLSGVDFAGGTKGTDILATPQFTTTANGDYTVYALDEAGNEAVKTITVTGISTSSSSDNGNRPVTSGTTVKLDSNGGITILVDPSDIKQVKRSDGTVIEQVILPERTREQVLELLKNAMEPIVRITIGNREQAVQAQLQAYWIVDMVKANSNTIVEVRLNDSSYQLRLSAIDLTGLAARLDAEISNLTVNIIQALAGEQIRQEIDRIGVSQGFSVFADVIDYKVMVEANGQMLEVYDFGGSYSTRTIKLDRENTNRNLVAVQYIPENGTVVFVPAKMETGPDGTNEAILNVPHNSLYTVVNVQARTFADLTGHWAKADVEHLASKLLVNGVAADRFDSEGTITRAEFSALLVRALGLSVKESEGGDRFADVPASAWYASAVNAAVANGLVSGIGAGRFAPNDPITREQMAVVIAGALTFTSHGTGSDGQEGGHLDAFTDRDSISSWAQAAVVRASEDGIMKGMVDGRFAPRENVTRAQAAVILKRFLQYVHFID, from the coding sequence ATGAAAAAATCAGTCTTATGTCTATTAATTGCTTTATTTACGTTTGGGACTTCATTCTCACAGATTCTACCTGTTTATGCAGATGCGAACGATTTTACTTTTACAATCGGTTCCAATGGCGCAACGGTCACGGACTACAGGGGGACGGAACTGAATGTGGTTATTCCCGCTGAGTATGCGGGTACGACGGTAACCGAAATTGGGAGATCAGCATTTGATACATACGGTACAGGCAAACCTAAAATTACAAGCGTCGTGATTCCGAACAACGTGAAGGTAATCCAAACGTATGGATTCCGTTATACTGGCCTCACTTCCATAGACCTTCCAGACAGTTTGTTAACGATCGGCTCCAGCGCATTCGAGAACAATCCGCTTACAACAGTCGTTTTTCCAGATAGTGTGACGACGATCGGCAACTATTCTTTTTATATGAATAATTTGACATCGATTAAATTATCGGAAAATTTGAAGACGATTAATGGCGGGGCTTTCGACACCAATCACATTGCGAAACTTGTCATCCCGGCCAGCGTAACGAATGTCGCCAGTAGTTCATTCTATAATAACAACTTAACAAGCATAACTGTGTTAGGCAATGCAACAACTTTTGGGACAGGTGTATTTGAGGGTAATCCGGGCAATCTGAAAATATTCGGAATTGCGAATTCTCCCGTGGCCGTTTATGCTTCGAGCAACGGACATACGTTTGTGGACGGAACGGCGTTATTTCAAGCGGTCTCTAGCGCCAAGTCGTTGTTGAAAAGTAATCTGGTGGGCACCAGCGTAGGACAAGTTCCGGCCAATGCCTATAACGACTTATCGGCAGACTATGACGCAGCCATGCTTTTTATCGACGGAATCGGGAATGCCACCATCGCCTTTGACCTGGCTAACGCAGCAAATCCTCTGACCTCTTCAATCGCGGCATTCAATGCGCAAATTGTCCAGGCCGGCAATCCCGCGGCGTTGGCAGCGGCAATCACGGCGGCGCAGCAGGCATTGACGGATCATCCGCAAGGTACGGATGTAGGGCAGACTTCGGCAGGAACTCGCACCGTGCTGGAAACTGCGATGGATGCGGCGCAGCAGATTCTCGATAACGGGGGTAATTACACGCAGGATCAACTGGATACGGCAGTTAACCAGTTAAATTCAGCGGTTCAAGTCTTTAATGCTGCTGTTATACAAGCGGGCATTTCAACGGCGTTGGACGCGGCGATCACAGCGGCGCAGCAGGCGTTGACAGATCATCCGCAAGGAACGGATGTAGGGCAGACTTCGGCAGGAACGCGCATCGTGCTTGAAACTGCGATGGATGCGGCGCAGCAGATTCTTGATAACGCGGGTAATTACACGCAAGATCAACTGGATACTGCGGTTAACCAGTTAAATTCAGCGGTTCAAGCCTTTAATGCTGCTGTTATACAAGCGGGCATTTCAACGGCGTTGGACGCGGCGATCACGGCGGCGCAGCAGGCGTTGACGAATCATCCAGAAGGTACGGATGTAGGACAGACTTCGGCAGGAACGCGCACCGCGCTCGAAACTGCGATGGATGCGGCGCAGCAGATTCTCGATAACGCGGGCAATTACACGCAGGATCAACTGGATACGGCAGTTAACCAATTAAATTCAGCGGTTCAAGTCTTTAATGCTGCTGTTATACAAGCGGGCATTCCAACGGCGCTGGGGGCGGCGATCATGGCGGCGCAGCAGGCGTTGACGAATCATCCAGAAGGTACGGATGTAGGACAGACTTCGGCAGGAACTCGCACCGTGCTGGAAACTGCGATGGATGCGGCGCAGCAGATTCTTGATAACGCGGGCAATTACACGCAGGATCAACTGGATACGGCAGTTAACCAGTTAAAATCAGCGGTTCAAGCCTTTAATGCTGCTGTTATAAAAGCGGGCATTTCAACGGCGCTGGGGGCGGCGATCACGGCGGCGCAGCAGGCGTTGACAGATCATCCGCAAGGAACGGAAGTAGGGCAGACTTCGGCAGGAACGCGCACCGCGCTCGAAACTGCGGTGGATGCGGCACAGCAGGTTCTTGATAACGCGGGCAATTACACGCAGGCTCAACTGGATACTGCGGTTAACCAGTTAAAATCAGCGGTTCAAGCCTTTAATGCTGCTGTTATACAAGCGGGCATTCCAACGGCGTTGGGGGCGGCGATCACGGCGGCGCAGCAGGCGTTGACGGATCATCCGCAAGGAGCGGATGTAGGGCAGGTGTCAGCGGGAACGCGCACCGTGCTTGAAACTGCGATGGATGCGGCACAGCAGGTTCTTGATAACGCGGGCAATTACACGCAGGCTCAACTGGATACTGCGGTTAACCAGTTAAAATCAGCGGTTCAAGCCTTTAATGCTGCTGTTATACAAGCGGGCATTCCAACGGCGTTGGGGGCGGCGATCACGGCGGCGCAGCAGGCGTTGACAGATCATCCGCAAGGAACGGATGTAGGGCAGACTTCGGCAGGAACGCGCACCGTTCTGGAAACTGCGGTGGATGCGGCACAGCAGATTCTTGATAACGCGGGTAATTACACGCAGGCTCAACTGGATACGGCAGTTAACCAGTTAAATTCGGCGGTTCAAGTCTTTAATGCTGCTGTTATACAAGCGGGCATTCCAACGGCGCTGGGGTCGGCGATCACAGCGGCGCAGCAGGCGTTGACGGATCATCCAGAAGGAACGGATGTAGGGCAGACTTCGGCAGGAGACCGCGCTGCCTTGCAGACCGTGATAGATGCAGCGCAGGCTATTGCCGACGATGCGGAAAATCAATCTCAGACTCGTTTGGATGAAGCTACTGTCAGTTTGAACGACGCTATGGCGGTATTTGAAGCCGCTTGGGTGGGGATGGTGCTAACCGCATCGGCCAATGATTTGTACGGAACGAGCGACACGCTTCGCTTTACGGTATTTTATGGATATGAAGTAACCGTGATCGGAACACCGGTCGTTCCGATCATGGTTGGAGACAATTCCGCCACTCAGACGGTATATGCCCCATATATGGGAGCGCGAGGCGAGGCAGTGACAAAACTTACTTTCGAATTCGAAGTTCCTGCTGGGCTCGCGGATGTTGACGGAATTAAAGTTGCTGCATCATTGGAACTCCCGGACGGTGCAAGTATCGTTCGCACCTCCAGCGGACGCCCGGCTTCGCTAACTTACGTAGCCCCGGACGCGAACGGAATACGTATCGTGGCGATACCGCCCGAAGTTACCCTGACGGTTGCACCTAACGGATCGGAACGTAAAGCGATCAGTGTGATTGCAAGCGTGTACGGCGGAGCTGCGGGAAATGCGCTGACGCAGCTCCGTTGGCTGCCTGGAAGTCTTAGTGGGGTTGATTTTGCCGGCGGAACGAAAGGAACCGATATTTTGGCCACACCTCAATTCACCACTACTGCCAACGGCGACTATACCGTTTATGCCCTAGACGAAGCAGGCAATGAAGCAGTGAAAACCATCACTGTTACTGGGATCTCAACCTCGTCTTCGTCGGATAACGGCAATCGACCGGTCACATCGGGGACGACTGTGAAGTTAGATTCGAATGGCGGGATTACAATTCTCGTCGATCCATCCGACATCAAACAAGTCAAGCGTTCGGACGGCACGGTGATCGAGCAAGTCATCCTCCCCGAACGGACGAGGGAGCAAGTGTTGGAACTCCTGAAAAATGCGATGGAACCGATTGTCAGAATTACAATCGGCAATCGGGAGCAAGCGGTACAGGCACAGCTTCAAGCATACTGGATCGTGGATATGGTCAAAGCTAATTCCAATACAATTGTCGAGGTGAGGTTGAACGATTCTAGCTACCAATTGCGGTTAAGCGCGATCGATCTGACCGGCTTGGCGGCGCGTCTCGACGCGGAAATATCGAATTTGACCGTGAACATCATACAGGCGCTGGCCGGCGAGCAAATTCGACAAGAGATCGATCGGATCGGCGTTTCTCAAGGTTTTTCTGTTTTCGCCGACGTCATTGACTACAAGGTGATGGTCGAAGCAAACGGGCAAATGCTGGAGGTGTACGACTTTGGTGGATCTTACTCGACCCGGACCATTAAGTTGGACCGAGAGAACACAAACCGTAACCTGGTTGCTGTTCAGTATATCCCGGAAAACGGAACCGTCGTTTTTGTTCCGGCAAAGATGGAAACCGGTCCAGACGGCACTAACGAAGCGATTCTGAACGTGCCACATAACAGCTTGTACACAGTCGTAAATGTGCAAGCCCGAACGTTCGCCGATTTAACCGGACACTGGGCAAAAGCGGATGTGGAGCATCTGGCGTCCAAGCTGCTGGTGAACGGCGTGGCGGCCGACCGTTTTGACTCAGAGGGAACCATTACACGAGCGGAATTCTCAGCCTTGCTCGTTCGTGCGCTAGGGCTATCCGTGAAGGAGAGCGAGGGCGGTGATCGTTTTGCGGATGTCCCTGCATCCGCATGGTATGCATCTGCAGTAAATGCGGCAGTGGCTAACGGGCTGGTTAGTGGCATCGGTGCCGGCCGTTTTGCGCCTAACGATCCAATTACCCGCGAGCAAATGGCCGTTGTGATTGCTGGGGCCTTAACCTTCACCAGCCATGGAACCGGTAGCGATGGGCAAGAGGGAGGCCATCTGGATGCTTTCACGGATCGAGACTCCATTTCTTCATGGGCGCAAGCTGCGGTAGTCCGAGCATCGGAAGACGGCATTATGAAAGGAATGGTGGACGGACGCTTTGCCCCGAGGGAGAATGTAACGAGGGCGCAGGCAGCGGTTATACTGAAAAGGTTCCTGCAATATGTACATTTTATCGATTAA
- a CDS encoding DUF6376 family protein, translating to MTIRSGKSILLIIGMLLLGGCSLFEDAKQAVNSVSSSADYVTGAASYMQTLTSFSEQATQLAEQAVNDASARADYKEQLVAVQESIKQFGELQAPDFAKDVHQTVVDYNLKLQEGIDAVLKQIEDGKALVDATEIPNTINKINELLNQVNQLQQLVS from the coding sequence ATGACCATTCGTTCAGGAAAAAGCATACTTTTAATCATTGGAATGTTATTATTAGGAGGATGCTCGTTATTCGAGGATGCCAAGCAGGCGGTCAATTCCGTATCGAGCTCGGCCGACTATGTGACGGGGGCGGCTTCATACATGCAGACGCTGACAAGCTTCAGCGAGCAGGCGACGCAGCTTGCGGAGCAAGCCGTAAACGATGCAAGTGCACGCGCCGATTATAAGGAACAGCTAGTAGCTGTGCAGGAATCTATCAAGCAGTTTGGCGAGCTGCAAGCGCCGGATTTTGCCAAGGATGTCCATCAGACCGTGGTCGATTATAATTTGAAGCTGCAGGAAGGCATTGATGCGGTGCTGAAGCAGATCGAAGACGGCAAAGCATTGGTTGACGCAACGGAAATTCCAAATACGATTAACAAAATCAACGAGCTGTTAAATCAAGTCAATCAACTTCAGCAGCTGGTGTCGTAA
- the cobJ gene encoding precorrin-3B C(17)-methyltransferase: protein MSEAGVGKLLIIGFGPGSFEHITKRAREAIQESDIVIGYNTYVDLIRELISDQAIVRTGMTEEVSRAQEAVRQAENGKKVAVISSGDAGVYGMAGLVYEVLIEKGWKRNGGVEVEVIPGISAINSTASLLGAPIMHDACTISLSDHLTPWELIARRVEAAGQADFVIALYNPRSGRRTRQIVETQRILLKYRSPDTPVGIVKSAYRDREDIVVTTLARMLDHDIGMLTTVVIGNSTTVNYDGLMITPRGYQRKYTLGEGAQPLKPHQRLQEKNEPWALHTAGMPELSGDGDYPEDEYDRADSLVEREEPQMAMQDQPRNENGQGGGVAVAIAPPAAPVKPAPAPVDKAASSRVESAAMPAVSPLHLAMEAVLLNDRSKGIEPSGAYEEAASPLPVFTQQSVLEFAVSPGVATKNFTPQQLVALAQAVGEKGSIEYTPHHHLLVRIPTSDPDSVTAKLRADGLSLAPIGDVLQLKACDFCNLEKAESVPYADELQEKIGGMAMPKELRVGFNGCGMACYGAVNEDIGIVYRRGKFDLFLGGKTVGRNAHAAQPVAEGIAAEEIVPLIERIIALYKSEGHPNERFHKFFKRMGQIEGYRYQELPVFHIEDALCGD from the coding sequence ATGAGTGAAGCAGGCGTCGGCAAGCTGTTAATAATCGGATTCGGCCCAGGGAGCTTCGAGCATATTACGAAACGCGCCCGTGAAGCGATTCAGGAGAGCGATATAGTCATCGGCTATAACACGTATGTGGACTTGATTCGGGAGCTAATCAGCGATCAGGCGATTGTGCGGACAGGGATGACGGAGGAGGTCAGCCGGGCGCAGGAAGCGGTGCGCCAGGCGGAGAACGGCAAGAAGGTTGCCGTTATATCAAGCGGCGATGCGGGCGTGTACGGTATGGCAGGACTCGTGTATGAGGTGCTGATTGAGAAGGGCTGGAAGCGTAATGGCGGGGTAGAGGTTGAAGTCATTCCCGGCATTTCCGCCATTAACTCGACAGCGTCCCTGCTCGGCGCACCGATTATGCACGATGCTTGCACGATCAGCCTAAGCGATCATTTGACCCCTTGGGAGCTGATAGCGCGCAGAGTAGAAGCGGCAGGACAAGCGGATTTCGTCATTGCGCTTTATAACCCGCGCAGCGGCAGAAGAACACGGCAAATCGTGGAGACGCAGCGTATTTTGCTCAAATACCGCTCGCCAGATACGCCGGTTGGCATTGTGAAAAGCGCGTACCGCGACCGTGAGGATATTGTCGTGACGACGCTTGCCCGTATGCTTGACCATGATATCGGCATGCTGACAACGGTCGTTATCGGCAACTCCACAACCGTTAATTATGATGGGCTGATGATTACGCCGCGTGGCTATCAGCGCAAATATACGCTGGGCGAAGGCGCGCAGCCTTTGAAGCCTCACCAGCGTCTGCAAGAGAAGAATGAGCCGTGGGCGCTTCATACGGCAGGAATGCCGGAGCTCTCAGGTGATGGAGACTATCCTGAGGATGAATATGATAGGGCGGACTCTTTGGTGGAGCGGGAGGAGCCGCAAATGGCGATGCAAGACCAGCCGAGAAATGAAAATGGGCAAGGCGGCGGCGTAGCCGTTGCCATAGCGCCTCCAGCCGCACCCGTGAAGCCAGCTCCAGCTCCGGTTGATAAAGCTGCTTCATCGAGGGTGGAGTCAGCCGCGATGCCAGCTGTCTCGCCACTTCATTTGGCGATGGAAGCAGTACTGCTTAATGATCGCAGCAAGGGTATAGAGCCTAGTGGGGCATATGAGGAAGCCGCGAGCCCATTGCCTGTATTTACGCAGCAATCCGTTTTGGAGTTCGCCGTAAGCCCGGGTGTAGCGACGAAGAACTTTACTCCCCAACAGCTGGTGGCACTGGCGCAGGCGGTTGGCGAGAAGGGCTCGATTGAATATACGCCGCACCATCATCTGCTTGTGCGGATCCCGACGTCTGATCCAGACAGCGTTACGGCAAAGCTGCGTGCGGATGGCCTCAGTCTGGCACCGATTGGTGATGTTTTGCAACTGAAGGCTTGCGATTTTTGCAATCTGGAGAAGGCGGAATCGGTGCCTTATGCCGATGAACTGCAAGAGAAGATCGGCGGCATGGCCATGCCGAAGGAGCTGCGTGTCGGGTTCAATGGCTGCGGCATGGCTTGTTATGGCGCAGTTAACGAGGATATCGGCATCGTGTATCGCCGTGGCAAATTTGATTTGTTCCTCGGCGGCAAAACCGTCGGCCGCAATGCGCATGCGGCGCAGCCGGTTGCCGAAGGCATTGCAGCCGAGGAAATCGTGCCACTGATTGAACGCATTATTGCGCTGTATAAATCGGAAGGCCATCCGAATGAGCGCTTTCATAAATTTTTCAAACGGATGGGTCAAATAGAAGGCTATCGCTATCAGGAGCTGCCTGTTTTTCATATCGAAGACGCATTGTGCGGAGACTAG
- a CDS encoding sirohydrochlorin chelatase, producing the protein MDAVLFVGHGSRDERGNEEVREFVASVASTLKADLVELCFLEFVTPTMKQGFDICVSKGATRIAVIPITLFSAGHAKLHMPAAIDEAKLRYPAINIIYGRPIGVHDQVLEILTSRLGEAAAAEESELADTAILIVGRGSSDADANSELFKISRLFWERLKVKWVETAFIGVTAPLMDEGVERCLKLGARKVIILPYFLFTGVLIKRMEAAMEQYTAAYPDTEFVLAEYFGFHPLLKEILKDRAAEALQDEVKMNCDMCQFRLQAMKDHDHHHHHDHDHDHHDHHHHDHDHGHDHHDHNHEHHAHDHEHHHEGHTHEHNHEHHEHDHDHHDHEHLEIGEPAANAKEDAPQKNDPSKAATLVGEG; encoded by the coding sequence ATGGATGCGGTTTTATTTGTAGGGCACGGAAGCCGGGATGAGAGAGGCAATGAAGAGGTGCGCGAGTTTGTCGCCTCTGTAGCGTCAACACTGAAAGCAGATTTGGTAGAGCTGTGCTTTCTGGAGTTTGTCACGCCGACGATGAAGCAGGGCTTTGATATTTGCGTATCAAAAGGGGCGACTCGGATCGCCGTTATTCCGATTACGTTATTTTCGGCAGGGCATGCAAAGCTTCATATGCCTGCAGCAATTGATGAGGCAAAGCTGCGATACCCAGCAATAAATATTATTTATGGACGGCCGATTGGCGTTCACGATCAAGTGCTGGAAATTCTAACCTCCCGCCTTGGCGAAGCAGCTGCGGCAGAGGAAAGCGAGCTTGCTGATACGGCTATTTTGATCGTCGGTCGGGGCAGCAGCGATGCCGATGCGAACAGCGAGCTATTTAAAATTTCCCGTTTGTTCTGGGAGCGCCTTAAAGTCAAATGGGTCGAAACCGCCTTTATTGGCGTAACGGCGCCTCTGATGGATGAAGGTGTAGAGCGCTGCCTCAAGCTGGGCGCGCGTAAAGTTATTATACTGCCGTACTTCCTGTTTACCGGTGTTTTAATTAAACGGATGGAAGCAGCGATGGAGCAATATACGGCTGCTTATCCGGATACGGAATTTGTGCTTGCGGAATATTTTGGCTTCCACCCGCTGCTTAAAGAGATTTTGAAAGATCGCGCCGCAGAAGCGCTGCAGGACGAAGTGAAGATGAACTGCGATATGTGCCAGTTCCGCCTGCAGGCGATGAAAGATCATGACCATCATCACCACCATGATCATGATCACGACCACCATGACCACCACCATCATGATCACGATCACGGGCATGATCATCATGACCATAATCACGAACACCATGCGCATGATCACGAGCATCATCATGAGGGCCATACACATGAGCATAACCATGAGCACCATGAACACGACCATGATCACCACGACCACGAGCACCTTGAAATTGGCGAGCCTGCTGCTAATGCCAAGGAAGATGCCCCGCAGAAAAATGATCCGTCCAAGGCAGCAACGCTTGTCGGGGAGGGTTAA
- the cobK gene encoding precorrin-6A reductase codes for MIFMLCGTSDARELAVQIKAQGYSVLTSVVTDSAAGSLKEAGLDVRVGRLTADEMAAYLKGNQVQAVVDASHPFAEEAHRNAMAAAEQASVPYIRYERESLTFDGQPLIQYADDYAEAAEMAAAKGGVVMLTTGSKTLQVFTERLLGLPNVTLIARMLPRLDNMEKCDALGLPQKHIVAMQGPFSKALNRALYEQFGVTLMITKESGKVGSVDEKLEAALEMGIETIIIGRPKLAYGHVFSRFDEISDTLKEMLS; via the coding sequence ATGATTTTTATGCTATGTGGAACGAGCGATGCGAGGGAGCTCGCTGTACAAATTAAGGCACAGGGCTATAGCGTGCTGACTTCGGTCGTGACCGATAGTGCGGCAGGCAGCTTGAAGGAAGCCGGACTTGATGTACGAGTGGGACGGCTAACCGCAGACGAAATGGCAGCTTACCTGAAGGGAAATCAGGTACAGGCTGTCGTTGATGCCAGCCATCCCTTTGCCGAGGAGGCGCATCGCAATGCAATGGCGGCGGCCGAGCAGGCATCGGTGCCTTATATTCGCTATGAGCGCGAGAGCCTGACCTTTGATGGACAGCCGCTAATCCAGTATGCGGATGATTACGCCGAAGCAGCCGAAATGGCGGCTGCCAAAGGCGGCGTCGTGATGCTGACGACTGGCAGCAAAACGCTGCAGGTTTTTACCGAGCGCCTGCTAGGCTTGCCTAACGTGACGCTGATCGCCCGCATGCTGCCGCGCCTCGACAATATGGAGAAATGCGATGCGCTGGGACTGCCGCAAAAGCATATCGTTGCCATGCAGGGTCCATTTTCCAAAGCGCTCAACCGCGCCCTTTACGAGCAATTCGGCGTGACGCTGATGATTACGAAGGAGAGCGGCAAGGTTGGCTCTGTGGATGAGAAGCTGGAAGCGGCGCTTGAAATGGGTATTGAGACGATTATTATTGGGCGTCCTAAGCTTGCCTATGGGCATGTTTTTTCGCGCTTTGACGAAATAAGTGATACATTAAAGGAAATGTTGAGTTAA
- a CDS encoding precorrin-8X methylmutase, with the protein MDFLTDFKPLTVQPQEIEARSFEMITEELGEHPFTDEQYSVVQRVIHASADFELGRSMMFHKDAVQAGIKAILAGKPVVADVQMVQVGISKPRIEKFGGDVRVYISDADVMEEAKRLNTTRAIISIRKAIREADGGIYAIGNAPTALLELIRLVKNGEAKPGLIVGVPVGFVSAAESKEELAKLDIPFITNLGRKGGSPVAVAAVNAISLLAERQV; encoded by the coding sequence ATGGATTTTTTGACTGATTTTAAACCGCTTACTGTACAGCCGCAGGAAATTGAAGCACGCAGCTTTGAAATGATTACCGAGGAGCTAGGGGAGCACCCGTTCACAGATGAGCAATATTCTGTTGTACAGCGCGTTATTCACGCTTCCGCTGATTTTGAGCTGGGACGCAGCATGATGTTCCATAAGGATGCGGTACAGGCAGGCATTAAGGCGATCCTCGCGGGCAAGCCTGTAGTTGCCGATGTGCAGATGGTTCAAGTAGGAATCAGCAAGCCGCGCATTGAGAAGTTTGGCGGCGACGTGCGTGTATACATATCGGATGCAGATGTGATGGAGGAGGCGAAGCGCCTCAATACGACGCGGGCGATTATTTCCATTCGCAAAGCGATTCGTGAAGCGGACGGCGGTATTTATGCGATCGGAAACGCGCCTACAGCGCTGCTGGAGTTAATTAGACTGGTGAAAAATGGCGAAGCCAAACCAGGCCTTATCGTTGGCGTTCCCGTTGGCTTCGTATCGGCAGCAGAATCGAAGGAGGAGCTTGCCAAGCTGGACATTCCGTTTATTACGAATCTCGGACGAAAGGGCGGGAGCCCGGTTGCCGTGGCTGCGGTTAACGCGATTTCCCTGCTGGCAGAGCGCCAAGTGTAA
- a CDS encoding cobalt-precorrin-5B (C(1))-methyltransferase — MDKKEDKPLRHGYTTGSCATAATKAALTALILREQQTESEIVLPIGERVTFTIVSCELNGDAAKAEVIKDGGDDPDATHGASIFSEVKWHDGEGVILDGGIGVGRVTKPGLPVAVGEAAINPVPRRMIHEAVEEVLRSFELEGRGVSVVISVPEGERIALKTLNGRLGILGGISILGTRGTVVPFSTAAYKASVAQAINVAAVSGCDHLVLSTGGRTEKFGMELYPDLPEEAFIEMGDFIGFSLKMARNKQIRKVTLVGMMGKFSKVAQGVMMVHSKSAPVDFGFLAEIAEYAAVPEGLVEEIRGANTASQVGDMMQERGIDAFFERMSELCCYHSKKEAGGLLIVETVIISMKAHLLGRAEQ; from the coding sequence GTGGACAAGAAAGAGGATAAGCCGCTTCGCCATGGCTATACGACAGGCTCGTGTGCAACTGCTGCGACGAAAGCGGCGCTGACAGCGCTGATTTTGCGCGAGCAGCAGACCGAGTCGGAAATTGTGCTGCCGATTGGCGAGCGGGTCACTTTCACCATTGTAAGCTGTGAGCTGAATGGCGATGCCGCAAAAGCTGAAGTGATTAAGGATGGCGGCGACGATCCGGATGCTACGCATGGCGCAAGCATTTTTTCGGAGGTCAAATGGCATGACGGCGAAGGCGTTATACTTGATGGCGGCATTGGTGTTGGCCGGGTAACGAAGCCCGGTCTGCCCGTGGCGGTTGGCGAAGCCGCCATTAATCCGGTGCCGCGCCGCATGATTCACGAAGCGGTCGAAGAGGTGCTGCGATCGTTCGAGCTGGAGGGGCGAGGCGTAAGCGTCGTCATTTCTGTGCCGGAAGGAGAGCGAATCGCGCTCAAAACGTTAAATGGTCGCCTTGGTATTCTAGGCGGCATTTCCATACTCGGAACGAGAGGCACCGTTGTGCCGTTCTCTACCGCAGCATACAAAGCGAGCGTCGCGCAAGCGATTAATGTCGCAGCCGTCAGCGGCTGCGACCATCTTGTTTTATCGACAGGTGGCCGTACGGAAAAGTTTGGGATGGAGCTGTATCCCGATTTGCCGGAGGAGGCTTTTATCGAGATGGGCGATTTTATCGGCTTCTCGCTGAAAATGGCCCGAAACAAGCAAATTCGCAAAGTAACGCTTGTCGGCATGATGGGCAAGTTTTCGAAGGTGGCGCAAGGCGTCATGATGGTGCATTCCAAAAGCGCGCCAGTCGACTTCGGCTTTCTCGCCGAAATAGCGGAATATGCAGCTGTTCCCGAAGGACTTGTGGAAGAAATACGCGGCGCGAACACCGCTTCACAGGTTGGCGATATGATGCAGGAGCGCGGCATTGATGCCTTTTTCGAACGAATGAGCGAGCTGTGCTGCTATCATAGCAAGAAGGAAGCGGGCGGACTGCTGATCGTCGAGACGGTCATTATATCGATGAAAGCCCATCTGTTAGGCAGGGCTGAGCAATAG